Proteins encoded together in one Anoxybacillus flavithermus window:
- the iscB gene encoding RNA-guided endonuclease IscB, with protein sequence MVFVLDTNKCPLAPCHEAVARKLLKQGKAAIYKRFPFTIILKKSVDESENETTYRLKIDYGSRHTGLAILRGQEVVWLGQLDHRTDIKERIDKRRAFRRARRNRKTRYRKPRFLNRKRKEGWLPPSLESRVQNIQTWVSRLKKLCPIGHISYENAKFDTQLMRNPEISGIEYQQGTLQGYEVREYLLEKFGRKCCYCGKENVPLEVEHIIPKSRGGTDRIDNLCLACRDCNQRKGNQTAEEFGCPHIQKQVKESLKDTSIINATRWKVYEVLKQARLDVECGTGARTKMNRIRLGLPKTHYFDACCVGESTPNHLYFKTKEVLFINAKGRGSRSRTNLDRYGFPRGYLARQKFFFGFQTGDMVKAIVPRGKYKGVWFGEVACRKTGNFDIKGKDGKRIAQGISYKYIQVIQRFDGYTYRKEEAELAQGAIPPRA encoded by the coding sequence ATGGTTTTTGTGTTAGACACAAATAAGTGTCCGCTTGCTCCTTGTCACGAAGCAGTTGCGAGAAAGCTGTTGAAACAAGGGAAGGCGGCGATTTACAAACGATTCCCATTTACCATTATCTTGAAAAAATCAGTGGACGAATCAGAAAATGAAACAACATATCGGCTAAAAATCGACTATGGAAGTAGACATACAGGATTAGCGATTTTGCGAGGACAAGAAGTGGTATGGTTAGGGCAACTTGACCATCGCACAGACATCAAGGAAAGAATAGATAAAAGGCGTGCTTTTCGTCGAGCAAGACGAAATCGAAAAACAAGATACAGAAAACCACGCTTTCTGAACCGAAAGCGAAAGGAGGGATGGTTGCCTCCATCACTAGAGAGTCGTGTGCAAAATATCCAAACATGGGTTAGCCGTCTAAAAAAGTTATGCCCCATTGGACATATATCATACGAAAATGCCAAATTCGACACGCAACTCATGCGAAATCCTGAAATCAGTGGCATTGAGTATCAGCAAGGCACGCTTCAAGGATACGAAGTAAGAGAATACTTGCTTGAAAAGTTTGGACGAAAGTGTTGTTATTGCGGAAAAGAAAACGTTCCACTTGAAGTGGAGCATATTATTCCAAAATCGAGAGGCGGGACAGATCGAATAGATAACCTTTGCCTTGCATGTCGAGATTGCAACCAAAGAAAAGGAAACCAAACAGCAGAAGAGTTCGGCTGTCCACACATTCAAAAACAAGTCAAAGAATCATTAAAAGACACAAGTATCATTAACGCAACAAGATGGAAAGTGTACGAAGTATTAAAGCAGGCAAGATTAGATGTTGAGTGCGGAACAGGTGCACGAACAAAAATGAATCGTATTCGTTTAGGTTTGCCGAAAACACACTATTTTGATGCCTGTTGCGTTGGAGAAAGCACACCAAACCACTTGTACTTCAAAACAAAAGAAGTGTTATTCATCAATGCAAAAGGGCGTGGCAGTCGTTCACGCACAAACCTAGATAGATATGGCTTCCCAAGGGGTTATCTTGCAAGACAAAAGTTCTTCTTTGGCTTCCAAACAGGAGACATGGTTAAGGCTATTGTTCCAAGAGGAAAATACAAAGGCGTGTGGTTTGGTGAAGTGGCATGCAGGAAGACTGGAAATTTCGACATCAAAGGAAAAGACGGTAAACGTATCGCACAAGGAATCAGCTATAAATATATTCAAGTCATTCAGCGATTTGATGGATATACTTACAGAAAGGAGGAAGCGGAACTTGCACAAGGCGCAATTCCTCCCCGTGCCTAA
- a CDS encoding acyl-CoA dehydrogenase family protein: MEKTLKVAQGGSFLIEDVSPTQVFTPEDFTDEQKMIAKTTEEFVVNEVLPQLEHLENHEFDRSVALLKQAGELGLLGADVPEEYGGLSLDKISSALIAEKMARAGGFSISHGAHVGIGSLPIVLFGTEEQKQKYLPALATGEKIAAYALTEPGSGSDALGAKTTAKLNAEGTHYVLNGEKQWITNAGFADVFVVYAKVDGEHFTAFIVERDFPGVSTGAEEKKMGIKSSSTRTLILQDALVPKENVLGEIGKGHIIAFNILNIGRYKLGVGAVGGAKRALEVTIQYANQRQQFKTPISKFTLTQEKLATMASKLYAAESSVYRTVGLFEARMGQLTDEQAKDGKETAKAIAEYAIECSLNKVFATEMLDYVVDEGVQIHGGYGFMQEYEIERMYRDSRINRIFEGTNEINRLLVPGMYLRKAMKGELPLLQKAQQLQEELMMLMPEEVGDGVLEQEKYLVRNAKKIALMVAGLAAQKFGPKLEKEQEVLVNIADIVSNVYAMESALLRTEKAIAQSGVEKNKQKVLYTQIFCQEAFNEIEAHAKETIVAVEQGDMLRMMLSALRKLTRHTPINIIAKKREAAQALIEAERYVV; encoded by the coding sequence ATGGAAAAAACATTGAAAGTTGCACAAGGCGGTAGCTTTTTAATTGAAGATGTGTCACCAACGCAAGTGTTTACACCAGAAGATTTTACAGACGAACAGAAAATGATTGCGAAAACGACAGAAGAATTTGTCGTGAATGAAGTGTTACCGCAACTTGAACATTTAGAAAATCATGAGTTTGATCGTTCTGTTGCGCTTTTAAAACAAGCAGGTGAACTCGGATTGCTTGGTGCAGATGTGCCTGAAGAATATGGTGGATTAAGTTTAGATAAAATTAGCTCGGCATTAATTGCTGAAAAAATGGCGCGTGCGGGCGGCTTCTCGATTTCACACGGTGCGCACGTCGGGATCGGCTCGCTTCCAATCGTCTTGTTCGGAACAGAGGAGCAAAAACAAAAATATTTACCGGCACTAGCGACAGGTGAGAAAATTGCTGCTTATGCGTTAACAGAGCCAGGCTCTGGCTCAGATGCGCTCGGTGCGAAAACGACAGCCAAACTAAATGCGGAAGGTACGCATTACGTTTTAAATGGGGAAAAACAATGGATTACAAACGCTGGTTTTGCCGACGTATTCGTCGTCTATGCCAAAGTAGACGGTGAGCATTTCACGGCATTTATCGTTGAGCGCGATTTCCCCGGCGTATCGACAGGAGCAGAAGAAAAGAAAATGGGCATTAAAAGCTCATCGACGCGCACATTAATTTTACAAGATGCGCTCGTTCCGAAAGAAAACGTCCTTGGCGAAATCGGCAAAGGCCACATCATCGCCTTTAACATTTTAAACATCGGCCGTTATAAGCTTGGCGTCGGTGCCGTTGGCGGAGCAAAACGTGCCCTAGAAGTGACGATTCAATACGCCAATCAACGTCAACAATTTAAAACACCAATTTCGAAATTTACATTAACACAAGAAAAATTAGCGACGATGGCGTCGAAATTGTATGCGGCAGAAAGCTCCGTTTACCGTACAGTCGGTTTATTTGAAGCGCGCATGGGACAGTTGACAGATGAACAAGCAAAAGACGGAAAAGAAACGGCAAAAGCGATTGCAGAATACGCGATTGAATGCTCTTTAAACAAAGTGTTTGCGACAGAAATGCTTGACTACGTTGTAGATGAAGGTGTACAAATTCATGGCGGTTACGGCTTTATGCAAGAATACGAAATTGAACGCATGTATCGCGATTCACGTATTAACCGTATTTTTGAAGGAACGAACGAAATTAACCGCCTCCTTGTACCAGGAATGTATTTAAGAAAGGCGATGAAAGGTGAATTGCCGCTTTTACAAAAAGCGCAACAATTACAAGAAGAATTAATGATGTTGATGCCGGAAGAAGTTGGCGATGGCGTGCTTGAACAAGAGAAGTACCTTGTCCGCAATGCGAAAAAAATCGCTTTAATGGTCGCGGGACTGGCGGCGCAAAAATTCGGTCCGAAACTTGAAAAAGAGCAAGAAGTGCTTGTGAATATTGCAGACATCGTTAGCAACGTATATGCGATGGAATCTGCGCTTTTACGCACGGAAAAAGCGATTGCCCAATCTGGCGTTGAGAAAAACAAACAAAAAGTATTGTATACACAAATTTTCTGCCAGGAAGCATTTAACGAAATTGAAGCACATGCAAAAGAAACGATCGTCGCTGTCGAACAAGGTGACATGTTGCGTATGATGCTATCAGCATTGCGTAAATTAACACGTCATACGCCAATCAACATCATTGCGAAAAAACGTGAGGCAGCGCAAGCACTAATTGAAGCTGAACGATATGTTGTGTAA